The following are encoded in a window of Sutcliffiella horikoshii genomic DNA:
- a CDS encoding diacylglycerol/lipid kinase family protein produces the protein MKRVAVIVNPNAGNKKLINSIEQIEKMLLSAFDEVTIHPTEKEGDGARLVEKLANHVDLLIGAGGDGTIFELINALAPLEKRPVFAIIPGGTCNDFSRTLGINQNPIKAVEQIMEKRTEKVDVGKSDNQYFLNFWGIGLVSKVSDNIDNGTKQLLGKLSYYISAGQTVMEEEPFQLTIESETQSYEGDAVMLLIGNGSFLGGIQSFFPSSSIQDGELDVLIIKQTSIAQLWTWMQTRLQKELPAEGNDELIYFRAKKLRIEATPNQEIDTDGEKTYHTPSTVSILPGHLEVVIGDYPFE, from the coding sequence TTGAAGAGAGTAGCGGTGATCGTTAATCCCAATGCCGGGAACAAAAAGTTGATCAATTCCATTGAACAAATAGAAAAAATGCTCTTAAGTGCATTTGATGAAGTAACCATCCATCCTACCGAAAAAGAAGGCGATGGAGCGAGGCTAGTGGAGAAGCTGGCAAATCATGTGGATCTTCTTATCGGTGCCGGAGGGGACGGAACCATCTTTGAATTAATCAATGCGTTGGCTCCTTTGGAAAAGAGGCCTGTTTTTGCCATCATACCAGGCGGAACCTGTAATGATTTTTCACGAACGCTTGGAATCAATCAGAATCCTATCAAAGCAGTGGAACAGATCATGGAAAAGCGTACAGAAAAGGTGGATGTCGGAAAAAGTGATAATCAATACTTCTTGAATTTTTGGGGAATTGGATTGGTATCAAAGGTTTCAGACAACATCGACAACGGGACGAAACAGCTACTTGGAAAACTATCCTATTACATCAGCGCCGGACAAACGGTAATGGAAGAGGAACCGTTTCAGCTCACGATAGAAAGTGAAACACAATCTTATGAAGGTGATGCTGTCATGCTTCTGATAGGCAATGGTTCTTTTTTGGGTGGTATTCAGTCGTTTTTTCCTTCTTCAAGCATACAGGACGGGGAACTGGATGTATTGATTATCAAGCAGACCTCCATTGCCCAGCTTTGGACATGGATGCAGACAAGACTCCAAAAAGAGCTTCCGGCAGAAGGAAACGACGAGTTAATCTATTTCCGAGCGAAAAAACTAAGAATTGAAGCCACTCCAAATCAGGAAATCGATACAGACGGAGAAAAGACCTACCATACCCCTTCTACTGTCTCCATTCTTCCAGGTCATCTTGAAGTAGTCATTGGCGATTATCCATTTGAGTGA
- a CDS encoding replication initiation and membrane attachment family protein: MSDRHWKELVPVDRYIVRSNGVLQQFDRKLLTMLYQPLLGFRGYSLYMTLWSELDQDRLWGGETTHHGIMTTMQCNLKDIHQERIKLEGIGLLKTWVKEEDQLRTFIYELQPPLSPEAFFSEPMLTIYLYNRLGKNKYASVKKYFSDKVIPADEYQEVTRNFSDVFQSVQSENMAYAANEEMMEELPLEQGEEWMERKKGSEPRVSQETFDFDLFFAGLSEVVIPKKSITAKVKEAIVKLSFIYTIDPISMRDLMMNVIDVDEKVDLEKLRKAARDWYQLEYQDTLPGLVEKTQPLNLRQFTDKKPATKDEQLIQQLENVSPKQMLTDLSGGSEPSASDLLIVEDVMFKQQLTPGVVNVLLYYVLLKTDMKLNRKYVEKIASHWARKQVKTVSEAMELAKEEHRQYQNWADTKPAAKSTGGGSASKAKAGKVVRNRFVSSDGTATESDASSSQSDKFKEVEEDEKQKLMERLAKMKEKKIRLDP, encoded by the coding sequence ATGTCTGATCGCCATTGGAAAGAGCTGGTCCCTGTAGACCGGTATATTGTCCGTTCAAATGGAGTGCTCCAACAGTTTGACCGTAAACTCCTAACAATGCTATATCAACCTTTGCTGGGATTCAGGGGATACAGTCTATATATGACCCTCTGGAGTGAGCTGGACCAAGATCGCTTGTGGGGCGGGGAGACAACGCATCACGGCATAATGACAACGATGCAATGCAACTTAAAAGATATCCATCAGGAGAGAATAAAACTGGAAGGCATCGGCCTTTTAAAGACGTGGGTGAAGGAAGAAGATCAGCTGCGCACCTTCATTTATGAACTCCAACCACCCCTTTCCCCGGAAGCATTCTTTTCAGAACCAATGCTAACCATTTATTTATACAATCGACTAGGAAAAAATAAATACGCAAGTGTGAAGAAATACTTTTCCGATAAGGTAATCCCTGCGGATGAATACCAGGAAGTGACTCGAAATTTCAGTGATGTCTTCCAATCTGTCCAGTCAGAAAACATGGCGTATGCAGCAAATGAGGAGATGATGGAGGAACTACCACTGGAACAAGGAGAAGAATGGATGGAGCGCAAAAAGGGAAGCGAGCCGAGGGTAAGTCAAGAAACCTTTGACTTTGATTTGTTTTTTGCAGGGCTGTCTGAGGTGGTCATCCCAAAAAAATCAATTACCGCCAAAGTGAAGGAAGCGATTGTCAAACTATCCTTCATCTATACCATTGATCCGATATCGATGCGCGATTTGATGATGAATGTAATTGATGTAGATGAAAAAGTGGATTTAGAGAAACTGCGTAAGGCAGCAAGAGATTGGTATCAGCTAGAATACCAAGATACTTTGCCGGGGCTTGTGGAAAAAACACAACCGTTGAACCTGAGACAGTTTACGGACAAAAAACCGGCAACTAAAGATGAACAGCTTATCCAACAGCTGGAGAATGTCTCACCAAAACAAATGCTGACAGACCTTTCAGGTGGTTCAGAACCTTCTGCCTCAGACCTCCTAATTGTAGAAGATGTCATGTTCAAGCAACAATTAACACCTGGAGTCGTGAATGTCCTGCTTTATTATGTGTTGTTGAAAACAGATATGAAGCTAAATCGCAAATACGTTGAGAAGATTGCAAGTCACTGGGCGCGTAAACAGGTGAAAACTGTCAGTGAAGCGATGGAACTTGCCAAAGAAGAGCATCGCCAGTATCAGAATTGGGCGGATACCAAGCCAGCAGCGAAGAGTACTGGTGGAGGTAGCGCCTCTAAAGCGAAAGCAGGTAAGGTGGTGCGCAACCGTTTTGTCAGTTCGGACGGAACGGCAACGGAATCAGATGCTTCAAGTAGTCAGTCCGACAAGTTCAAGGAAGTAGAAGAGGATGAAAAACAGAAGCTGATGGAACGTTTGGCGAAAATGAAAGAGAAAAAGATAAGGTTAGATCCATAA
- the nrdR gene encoding transcriptional regulator NrdR, producing the protein MKCPSCHHNGTKVLDSRPVEEGKSIRRRRECESCSYRFTTFEKVEEMPLIVVKKEGIREEFSREKVLRGLIRACEKRPVALKQLEDIVMEVEKELRNIGISEVKSDMVGEMVMERLSKIDEVAYVRFASVYRQFKDINVFLDELKEIIDKERK; encoded by the coding sequence ATGAAATGTCCTTCCTGTCATCATAATGGGACGAAGGTATTAGATTCACGCCCTGTAGAAGAGGGAAAATCCATCAGAAGAAGAAGAGAATGCGAGTCTTGTTCCTATCGTTTTACGACATTTGAAAAAGTGGAAGAAATGCCGCTTATCGTCGTGAAAAAGGAAGGAATACGAGAAGAGTTCAGCAGGGAAAAAGTGCTGAGAGGTTTAATTCGGGCATGTGAAAAAAGACCGGTTGCCCTAAAACAACTCGAAGACATTGTGATGGAAGTGGAAAAAGAATTAAGAAATATCGGCATATCGGAAGTGAAAAGCGATATGGTCGGTGAAATGGTAATGGAGAGACTATCAAAAATAGATGAAGTGGCATATGTCCGCTTTGCCTCTGTTTACCGTCAATTCAAAGATATCAATGTCTTTTTGGATGAATTAAAAGAAATCATTGATAAGGAACGAAAATAA
- the speD gene encoding adenosylmethionine decarboxylase, with amino-acid sequence METVGRHVISELWGCDFDKLNDMDYIEKTFVDAALKSGAEVREVAFHKFAPQGVSGVVIISESHLTIHSFPEHGYASIDVYTCGELDPNISADYIATALNAQTRETIELPRGMGPVQVNKAKAL; translated from the coding sequence ATGGAAACAGTAGGTCGTCACGTTATTTCAGAACTATGGGGTTGCGATTTTGACAAATTGAATGATATGGATTACATCGAAAAAACATTTGTCGATGCTGCATTAAAATCAGGTGCAGAAGTAAGAGAGGTAGCTTTTCATAAATTTGCTCCTCAAGGGGTAAGCGGAGTAGTTATTATTTCCGAATCCCACTTAACCATTCATAGCTTCCCAGAGCACGGATATGCAAGTATCGATGTTTATACATGCGGAGAATTAGATCCTAATATTTCAGCTGACTATATTGCAACTGCTTTAAATGCTCAGACGCGTGAAACAATCGAACTTCCACGTGGAATGGGTCCTGTTCAAGTAAACAAAGCAAAAGCTCTTTAA
- a CDS encoding glyceraldehyde-3-phosphate dehydrogenase encodes MKAKVAINGFGRIGRMVFRRAIQEEGLNIVAINASYPAETLAHLIKYDTNHGRFDADVYAEDNALIVNGKRIQLVNNRNPEELPWKEMNIDIVIEATGKFNSRDKAALHLQAGAKRVVLTAPGKNEDVTIVMGVNEEVLNMNEHFVISNASCTTNCLAPVVKVLDQQFGIENGLMTTVHAYTNDQKNIDNPHKDLRRARACGQSIIPTSTGAAKALSLVLPHLKGKLHGMALRVPTPNVSLVDLVVDLKKPVTVEDVNDAFQSASIGSMDGILGVTMEPLVSVDFNTNPHSAVIDGLSTMVMGDTKVKVLAWYDNEWGYSCRVVDLVQFVAVKMVEAKEVMAG; translated from the coding sequence ATGAAGGCAAAGGTTGCAATTAACGGGTTTGGACGAATTGGGAGAATGGTATTCAGACGCGCCATCCAAGAAGAAGGCTTAAATATCGTTGCAATCAATGCGAGCTACCCTGCGGAAACGCTAGCTCACCTTATTAAATATGACACAAACCATGGACGCTTTGACGCGGATGTTTACGCAGAAGACAATGCGTTAATTGTAAATGGTAAGCGCATTCAATTAGTGAACAACCGTAATCCAGAAGAACTTCCTTGGAAAGAAATGAACATAGATATCGTAATTGAAGCGACAGGAAAGTTTAATTCCCGCGATAAAGCGGCACTTCATCTTCAAGCTGGTGCGAAGCGAGTGGTCTTGACAGCGCCTGGTAAAAACGAAGATGTAACGATTGTCATGGGAGTAAATGAAGAAGTGCTGAATATGAATGAGCACTTTGTCATCTCTAATGCTTCTTGTACAACAAACTGCTTAGCGCCGGTTGTCAAAGTGTTAGATCAACAGTTTGGCATCGAGAATGGATTAATGACAACTGTTCATGCTTATACAAATGACCAAAAGAATATTGACAACCCGCATAAGGACCTGCGCAGAGCAAGAGCTTGCGGACAGTCCATCATCCCAACTTCAACTGGAGCGGCAAAAGCATTATCCTTAGTTCTTCCACATTTAAAGGGTAAACTGCATGGAATGGCGCTACGTGTGCCAACACCTAACGTATCGCTTGTTGACCTTGTAGTAGACTTGAAAAAGCCGGTTACGGTTGAAGACGTGAATGATGCGTTCCAAAGTGCTTCCATCGGCTCGATGGATGGCATATTAGGGGTTACAATGGAGCCGCTTGTGTCTGTGGACTTTAACACAAATCCACATTCAGCAGTCATCGATGGTTTATCCACAATGGTGATGGGCGATACAAAGGTAAAAGTATTAGCTTGGTATGACAATGAGTGGGGTTATTCTTGCCGAGTAGTAGATCTTGTTCAATTCGTAGCAGTAAAAATGGTAGAAGCAAAAGAGGTAATGGCTGGTTAA